From a region of the Microbacterium sp. nov. GSS16 genome:
- a CDS encoding MazG nucleotide pyrophosphohydrolase domain-containing protein, translated as MTDPLSEPDGLRAAAETMRQVRERCVWSQRITHRDLVPYLIEEAHELIDAVERDDRAEMREELGDLLWQVLFHAAIAAQNASEPFDIDDVARGLTEKMVRRHPHVFGDAVATTPEEVLVHWNAAKAAEKRERRSVLDGVPAGMPALARAQKVLGRAARVAPAPAPSWVPAACPEPAEGPATSWVPEPVEGPAESWVPEPVEGPVEPWGPEPAEGSVPPWVPEPADGPASEAELGDALLALVAVAREHGWDAERALRERLRLLESEVRAAEPGD; from the coding sequence ATGACCGATCCGCTCAGCGAGCCCGATGGGCTGCGCGCCGCCGCCGAGACGATGCGTCAGGTGCGCGAGCGGTGCGTCTGGTCGCAGCGGATCACGCATCGCGACCTCGTCCCCTACCTCATCGAAGAGGCGCACGAACTCATCGACGCCGTCGAGCGCGACGACCGCGCCGAGATGCGCGAAGAGCTCGGCGACCTGCTGTGGCAGGTGCTGTTCCACGCGGCGATCGCCGCGCAGAACGCGTCGGAGCCGTTCGACATCGACGACGTGGCACGTGGACTGACCGAGAAGATGGTGCGCCGGCATCCGCACGTCTTCGGCGACGCCGTCGCGACCACGCCGGAGGAGGTGCTCGTGCACTGGAACGCGGCCAAGGCGGCCGAGAAGCGCGAGCGTCGCAGCGTGCTCGACGGTGTGCCGGCCGGGATGCCCGCACTCGCCCGCGCACAGAAGGTGCTCGGGCGCGCAGCTCGCGTGGCACCTGCGCCTGCCCCATCCTGGGTCCCTGCTGCCTGTCCTGAGCCTGCCGAAGGGCCTGCCACATCTTGGGTCCCTGAGCCTGTCGAAGGGCCTGCCGAATCCTGGGTCCCTGAGCCTGTCGAAGGGCCTGTCGAACCCTGGGGCCCTGAGCCTGCCGAAGGGTCTGTCCCACCTTGGGTCCCTGAGCCTGCCGACGGGCCGGCATCCGAAGCCGAGCTGGGTGACGCTCTGCTCGCTCTCGTGGCGGTCGCGCGTGAACATGGCTGGGATGCCGAGCGCGCGCTGCGCGAGCGCCTGCGCCTGCTGGAGTCCGAGGTCCGCGCCGCCGAGCCCGGCGACTGA
- a CDS encoding Na+/H+ antiporter NhaA, which produces MRISDNPLRGQQFPAALLLAAAALGLLLANLATHDGIAEVLHAHIVIPGTGLDLSIEEWVADGLLAIFFLVVAIELRYELTHGELDSPRKAVQPAIAATGGVIVPIAIYLLIAGPATGAGTAVGWPIPTATDIAFALGVLAVFGKGLPAAVRVFLLALAILDDIIGIIFIAVLFAHDVNWLMFALAVACVAVFAVLSRVVAKNSSSGIAVLMGVLGVIAWGFMALSGIHATIAGVMLGLAMSPAPAEKTRHALEPTVNGVILPVFAFVAAFVVIPQVSPTELSPAFWGILIALPVGKIIGIGIFGWLSMQLRPKGTEPALRLPDILAAGTLGGIGFTVSLLLANLAFADDGGIRDQAILGVLGGSLIALVLSAIVVTARARSYRRLAAAVE; this is translated from the coding sequence ATGCGAATCTCGGACAATCCCCTTCGTGGCCAGCAGTTCCCCGCGGCGCTTCTTCTCGCGGCCGCGGCGCTCGGCCTGCTGCTGGCGAACCTCGCCACCCACGACGGGATCGCCGAAGTGCTGCATGCGCACATCGTCATCCCGGGCACCGGTCTCGACCTGTCGATCGAGGAGTGGGTGGCCGACGGGCTGCTCGCGATCTTCTTCCTCGTCGTCGCGATCGAGCTGCGGTACGAGCTCACGCACGGCGAGCTGGACTCGCCGCGCAAGGCCGTGCAGCCGGCGATCGCAGCCACGGGCGGCGTGATCGTGCCGATCGCGATCTACCTGCTGATCGCGGGCCCTGCGACCGGCGCGGGCACTGCTGTCGGCTGGCCGATCCCCACTGCGACCGACATCGCCTTCGCGCTCGGCGTGCTCGCGGTGTTCGGCAAGGGCCTGCCGGCGGCGGTGCGCGTGTTCCTGCTCGCCCTCGCGATCCTTGACGACATCATCGGCATCATCTTCATCGCGGTCCTCTTCGCGCACGACGTGAACTGGCTGATGTTCGCGCTCGCCGTCGCATGCGTCGCGGTGTTCGCGGTGCTCAGCCGGGTCGTGGCGAAGAACAGCTCGTCCGGCATCGCCGTGCTGATGGGTGTGCTCGGCGTGATCGCCTGGGGGTTCATGGCGCTCTCCGGCATCCACGCGACGATCGCCGGCGTGATGCTGGGACTGGCGATGTCGCCCGCGCCGGCCGAGAAGACGAGGCACGCGCTCGAGCCGACCGTCAACGGCGTCATCCTCCCGGTCTTCGCGTTCGTCGCGGCGTTCGTCGTCATCCCGCAGGTGTCTCCCACCGAGCTCTCCCCGGCGTTCTGGGGCATTCTCATCGCGCTGCCGGTCGGCAAGATCATCGGCATCGGCATCTTCGGGTGGTTGAGCATGCAGCTGCGTCCGAAGGGCACCGAGCCGGCGCTGCGGCTGCCCGACATCCTCGCCGCAGGCACCCTGGGCGGCATCGGGTTCACCGTCTCGCTGCTGCTCGCGAACCTCGCCTTCGCCGATGATGGCGGGATCCGCGATCAGGCGATCCTCGGCGTGCTGGGTGGTTCGCTGATCGCGCTGGTGCTCTCGGCCATCGTCGTCACCGCGCGAGCGCGCTCGTACCGCCGTCTCGCCGCAGCGGTGGAGTGA
- a CDS encoding phosphoenolpyruvate carboxylase — MSLEPTNTEAIRVITRFEASHGIPDAMRADVRMLGALLGQVLRESGSAGLFEDVERLRLATIQASDADGDGAAFDRAAEIADSFTIERADEVARAFTCYFHLVNLAEEHQRVRILRERSGQPREGATDTVATAFAQLTKEVGEDAARERLAELRFHPVFTAHPTEARRRAVSGSIRRLSELLTEHDAASEGGADEQRARRRMLEEIDTLWRTAPLRAQKPTPTDEVRTVMGVFDETLFSTVPHVYRRIDDALRGGESGASAPVVPAFVRVGSWVGGDRDGNPFVTAAVTREAAQIASEHVLRGLERALDRIGRTLTLDAADTPPSEQVSAIWQRFADEHPELAEEIATRSPSEPHRRVMLALVHRVHATRTEQDGGYRAPEELLADLRAVQSSLADAGARRHAFGGMQHVIWQVETYGFHLTELEVRQHSKVHRQALAELDAGGELSAQTEEVLDVFRAVADIQRRYGLRAAGRYVVSFTQSAQDLANVHRLAVYALGEDAPVLDVVPLFETFADLQAAPAILAEVVQFPEFRARLDATGDRLEVMLGYSDSSKDVGPVAANLALYEAQRQIALWAKESGIRLTLFHGRGGALGRGGGPANSAILAQPPHSVDGRFKLTEQGEVIFARYGEPAIAMRHIDQVAAATLLASSPTVEQRTSGAAERFADVAQTMDAASRERFFSLVAADGFAPWFATVTPMEEIGLLALGSRPARRGLSVESLEDLRAIPWVFAWTQARINLAGWFGLGTALDAVGDEARLIEAYRDWPLLRTMIDNVAMSLAKTDERIAREYLSLGDRDNLAKIVLDELALTRDWVIRLTGGEQLLGNKPVLQRAVQLRTPYVDALSLLQLRALRALRSDIQGDTDPDLQRLLLLSVSGVAAGLQNTG, encoded by the coding sequence ATGTCGCTCGAGCCCACGAACACCGAAGCCATCCGCGTCATCACCCGATTCGAAGCCTCCCACGGCATTCCCGACGCGATGCGCGCGGATGTCAGGATGCTCGGCGCCCTGCTCGGGCAGGTGCTGCGCGAGTCGGGCAGCGCCGGCCTCTTCGAGGATGTGGAGCGGCTGCGGCTCGCGACGATCCAGGCATCCGATGCCGACGGGGACGGAGCGGCATTCGATCGCGCCGCAGAGATCGCCGACTCCTTCACGATCGAGCGAGCCGACGAGGTCGCCCGCGCCTTCACCTGCTACTTCCATCTCGTCAACCTCGCCGAGGAGCACCAGCGCGTGCGCATCCTGCGCGAGCGCTCCGGTCAGCCCCGCGAGGGCGCGACCGACACCGTCGCGACCGCCTTCGCCCAGCTGACGAAGGAGGTCGGGGAGGATGCCGCTCGCGAGCGCCTCGCCGAGCTGCGCTTCCACCCGGTGTTCACCGCCCACCCCACCGAGGCCCGCCGACGTGCGGTGTCGGGCAGCATCCGGCGCCTGTCCGAGCTGCTCACCGAGCACGATGCCGCGAGCGAGGGCGGCGCCGACGAGCAGCGCGCCCGCCGCCGGATGCTCGAGGAGATCGACACGCTGTGGCGCACCGCTCCCCTGCGTGCCCAGAAGCCCACCCCCACTGACGAGGTGCGCACCGTGATGGGAGTCTTCGACGAGACCCTGTTCAGCACGGTGCCGCACGTGTACCGCCGTATCGACGACGCGCTGCGCGGTGGTGAGTCCGGCGCGAGCGCGCCCGTCGTGCCGGCGTTCGTGCGGGTCGGCTCGTGGGTCGGCGGCGACCGCGACGGCAACCCCTTCGTCACCGCCGCGGTCACGAGGGAGGCCGCGCAGATCGCGTCCGAGCACGTGCTGCGCGGGCTCGAGCGGGCACTCGACCGGATCGGCCGCACGCTCACGCTCGACGCCGCCGACACCCCGCCCAGCGAGCAGGTCAGCGCCATCTGGCAGCGTTTCGCCGACGAGCATCCGGAGCTCGCCGAAGAGATCGCGACCCGCTCGCCGTCTGAGCCGCACCGCCGCGTGATGCTCGCGCTCGTGCACCGCGTGCACGCCACCCGCACCGAGCAGGACGGCGGCTACCGCGCGCCCGAGGAGCTGCTCGCCGACCTGCGCGCCGTGCAGTCGTCGCTGGCGGATGCCGGGGCGCGCCGCCACGCGTTCGGCGGCATGCAGCACGTGATCTGGCAGGTGGAGACGTACGGATTCCACCTCACCGAGCTCGAGGTGCGTCAGCACTCCAAGGTGCACCGGCAGGCTCTCGCCGAGCTCGACGCCGGCGGCGAGCTCAGCGCACAGACCGAGGAGGTGCTCGATGTCTTCCGCGCGGTCGCCGACATCCAGCGCCGCTACGGCCTGCGCGCCGCCGGCCGCTACGTGGTCTCGTTCACGCAGTCCGCGCAGGATCTCGCCAACGTGCACCGCCTCGCGGTATACGCCCTGGGCGAGGACGCGCCCGTGCTCGACGTCGTGCCGTTGTTCGAGACCTTCGCCGACCTGCAGGCGGCCCCGGCGATCCTCGCCGAGGTCGTGCAGTTTCCCGAGTTCCGCGCCCGCCTCGACGCGACCGGCGACCGGCTCGAGGTCATGCTCGGCTACTCCGACTCCTCCAAGGACGTCGGCCCGGTCGCCGCCAACCTCGCGCTCTACGAGGCTCAGCGGCAGATCGCCCTGTGGGCGAAGGAGTCGGGCATCCGTCTCACCCTGTTCCACGGCCGCGGCGGTGCGCTCGGCCGCGGCGGCGGGCCCGCCAACTCCGCCATCCTCGCGCAGCCGCCACACTCGGTCGACGGTCGCTTCAAGCTCACCGAGCAGGGCGAGGTCATCTTCGCCCGCTACGGCGAGCCGGCTATCGCGATGCGCCACATCGACCAGGTGGCCGCGGCAACGCTGCTCGCCTCCTCGCCCACCGTCGAGCAGCGCACCAGCGGCGCCGCCGAGCGGTTCGCCGACGTCGCGCAGACGATGGATGCCGCCTCGCGCGAGCGGTTCTTCTCGCTCGTCGCCGCCGACGGATTCGCGCCCTGGTTCGCCACCGTCACACCGATGGAGGAGATCGGACTGCTCGCGCTGGGCTCGCGCCCGGCCCGACGCGGCCTGTCGGTGGAGTCGCTCGAGGATCTGCGCGCGATCCCGTGGGTGTTCGCGTGGACGCAGGCGCGGATCAACCTCGCCGGGTGGTTCGGGCTGGGGACGGCGCTGGATGCCGTGGGCGACGAGGCACGGCTGATCGAGGCGTACCGGGACTGGCCGCTGCTGCGCACCATGATCGACAACGTCGCGATGAGTCTGGCGAAGACCGACGAGCGCATCGCTCGCGAGTACCTCTCGCTCGGCGACCGCGATAACCTCGCGAAGATCGTGCTCGACGAGCTCGCCCTCACCCGCGACTGGGTGATCCGTCTCACCGGCGGCGAGCAGCTGCTGGGCAACAAGCCCGTGCTGCAGCGCGCCGTGCAGCTGCGCACGCCCTACGTCGACGCGCTGTCGCTGCTGCAGCTGCGTGCCCTGCGCGCGCTGCGCTCCGACATCCAGGGCGACACCGACCCCGATCTGCAGCGTCTGCTGCTGCTTTCAGTCAGCGGAGTCGCGGCCGGCCTGCAGAACACCGGGTGA
- the gdhA gene encoding NADP-specific glutamate dehydrogenase, with translation MRSLNPNEPEFHQAVHEVLHSIGPVLERHPKYLDQGVLERLVEPERQVIFRVPWTDDAGRLQVNRGYRVQYNSALGPYKGGLRFHPSVNISIIKFLGFEQIFKNALTGQGIGGGKGGSNFDPHGKSDAEVMRFCQSFMSELFRHIGEHADVPAGDIGVGGREIGYLFGMYRKMTNRHESGILTGKGIGWGGAQVRTEATGYGAVFFVQEMLAVHGESLEGKRVSVSGSGNVAIYAIEKATQLGARAITASDSSGYIVDDAGIDLALLRQIKEVERGRIVEYANRRPGARFVEGGNVWEIPVDIAVPSATQNELNEDSARMLIANGVRAVAEGANMPSTPEAVGAFQDSEVLFAPGKAANAGGVATSALEMSQNASRQRWNFANSEQKLRDIMADIHDASFRAAERYGTPGDYVAGANIAGFERVADAMLAQGVI, from the coding sequence GTGCGCAGCCTCAACCCGAATGAGCCGGAGTTCCACCAGGCGGTGCACGAGGTGCTGCACTCGATCGGACCGGTCCTCGAGCGCCACCCCAAGTACCTCGACCAGGGCGTGCTCGAGCGTCTCGTCGAGCCCGAGCGCCAGGTCATCTTCCGCGTGCCGTGGACCGACGACGCCGGCAGGCTGCAGGTCAACCGCGGATACCGCGTGCAGTACAACTCCGCTCTCGGCCCGTACAAGGGCGGTCTGCGCTTCCACCCCTCGGTGAACATCTCGATCATCAAGTTCCTCGGTTTCGAGCAGATCTTCAAGAACGCGCTCACCGGGCAGGGCATCGGCGGTGGCAAGGGCGGCTCGAACTTCGACCCGCACGGCAAGAGCGACGCCGAGGTCATGCGCTTCTGCCAGTCGTTCATGAGCGAGCTGTTCCGCCACATCGGCGAGCACGCCGACGTCCCCGCGGGCGACATCGGCGTCGGCGGCCGTGAGATCGGCTACCTGTTCGGCATGTACCGCAAGATGACCAACCGTCACGAGTCGGGCATCCTCACCGGCAAGGGAATCGGCTGGGGCGGCGCTCAGGTGCGCACCGAGGCGACCGGCTACGGCGCGGTGTTCTTCGTGCAGGAGATGCTCGCGGTGCACGGCGAGAGCCTCGAGGGCAAGCGCGTGTCCGTGTCCGGCTCGGGCAACGTCGCGATCTACGCGATCGAGAAGGCCACCCAGCTCGGGGCGCGCGCGATCACAGCATCCGACTCCTCCGGCTACATCGTCGACGACGCCGGCATCGACCTCGCTCTGCTGCGCCAGATCAAGGAAGTCGAGCGCGGCCGTATCGTCGAGTACGCGAACCGTCGCCCCGGCGCTCGCTTCGTCGAGGGCGGCAACGTGTGGGAGATCCCGGTCGACATCGCCGTGCCCTCGGCCACGCAGAACGAGCTGAACGAGGATTCGGCCCGCATGCTCATCGCCAACGGCGTGCGCGCCGTCGCCGAGGGCGCGAACATGCCGTCGACCCCCGAGGCCGTCGGCGCGTTCCAGGACTCCGAGGTGCTCTTCGCGCCGGGCAAGGCGGCGAACGCCGGCGGTGTGGCGACGTCTGCTCTGGAGATGAGCCAGAACGCCTCGCGTCAGCGCTGGAACTTCGCGAACAGCGAGCAGAAGCTGCGCGACATCATGGCCGACATCCACGATGCCTCGTTCCGCGCCGCCGAGCGCTACGGCACCCCCGGCGACTACGTCGCGGGTGCGAACATCGCGGGCTTCGAGCGAGTCGCCGACGCGATGCTCGCGCAGGGCGTCATCTGA
- a CDS encoding gamma carbonic anhydrase family protein: MMYEHLGARPRIHDTAVVAPTAVISGDVQIGPNCQVLHGAVITAEGGPITLGEHVIVMENALIRATAADAVHIGDHTLVGTLASIAGATIGEEVFLASGARVFNGALVGPRCEVRVNAIVQRRAVLPEGGVVPIGWVAVGDPARLLSPDQADEIAAAMPALDFPGHVFGVDRDTPDLMVQLTERYGSSLARHADDRRL; encoded by the coding sequence ATGATGTACGAGCACCTCGGGGCTCGGCCCCGCATCCACGACACCGCCGTCGTGGCACCGACCGCTGTGATCTCGGGCGACGTGCAGATCGGCCCGAATTGTCAGGTGCTGCACGGCGCCGTGATCACCGCCGAGGGCGGGCCGATCACACTGGGCGAGCACGTGATCGTAATGGAGAACGCGCTCATCCGGGCCACCGCGGCCGACGCGGTGCACATCGGCGATCACACCCTCGTCGGCACCCTGGCCAGCATCGCGGGTGCGACCATCGGCGAGGAGGTGTTCCTGGCATCCGGTGCCCGCGTGTTCAACGGTGCGCTGGTCGGCCCGCGCTGCGAGGTTCGGGTCAACGCGATCGTCCAGCGCCGCGCCGTGCTGCCGGAGGGCGGTGTCGTCCCGATCGGGTGGGTCGCCGTCGGCGATCCAGCGCGGCTGCTGTCGCCGGACCAGGCGGACGAGATCGCGGCCGCGATGCCGGCCCTCGACTTCCCCGGACACGTCTTCGGCGTCGACCGCGACACCCCCGACCTGATGGTGCAGCTCACCGAGCGTTATGGCAGCTCGCTGGCCAGGCACGCCGACGACCGGCGGCTCTGA
- the cydB gene encoding cytochrome d ubiquinol oxidase subunit II: protein MEPLPVVWFIAIAVLWTGYLLLEGFDLGVGMHMVFSTRSERDRRVMLNTIGPVWDGNEVWLITAGAAMFAAFPAWYASLFSTLYVPLTITLVGLIVRAVGIEYRGKVHTERWRTVWTWMIGLGSLIVAFCIGAALALTSTGLPIDANGDRVGGPFVWLTVPAVLGGLAVVGFALLHSATFLGLKADGPVRERAGRFAARWAPACIAPAAVWAIWVQLAHGGNVFAWTLIVCAVLAAVFGWRAAQVRREGRAFIGFAGFGLFGAAAIFAGMFPVLLPSTVDAAFDLTVWNAANGPYTLGVMTVVAAVSLPVILLYQAWSYWIFRKRVTPGMIPEVHIVLPAVLRAR from the coding sequence ATGGAACCGCTTCCCGTCGTCTGGTTCATCGCGATCGCCGTGCTGTGGACCGGCTACCTGCTGCTCGAGGGCTTCGACCTCGGCGTGGGCATGCACATGGTCTTCTCCACCCGATCCGAACGCGACCGTCGTGTGATGCTCAACACCATCGGCCCGGTCTGGGACGGCAACGAGGTGTGGCTGATCACCGCGGGGGCCGCGATGTTCGCCGCGTTCCCCGCCTGGTACGCCTCCCTCTTCTCGACCCTGTACGTGCCGCTGACGATCACCCTGGTCGGTCTCATCGTGCGAGCGGTCGGCATCGAGTACCGCGGCAAGGTGCACACCGAGCGCTGGCGCACGGTCTGGACCTGGATGATCGGACTCGGCTCGCTCATCGTCGCGTTCTGCATCGGCGCTGCGCTCGCCCTGACCTCGACGGGCCTGCCCATCGACGCCAACGGCGACCGCGTCGGCGGGCCGTTCGTCTGGCTGACGGTTCCCGCCGTGCTCGGCGGGCTCGCGGTGGTCGGCTTCGCGCTGCTGCACTCGGCGACGTTCCTCGGCCTGAAGGCCGACGGGCCGGTGCGCGAGCGGGCCGGGCGGTTCGCGGCGCGCTGGGCGCCCGCGTGCATCGCGCCTGCTGCCGTATGGGCGATCTGGGTGCAGCTGGCACACGGCGGCAACGTGTTCGCCTGGACTCTCATCGTCTGCGCCGTGCTGGCCGCCGTTTTCGGCTGGCGGGCGGCGCAGGTGCGTCGCGAGGGCCGTGCGTTCATCGGCTTCGCCGGGTTCGGTCTGTTCGGCGCCGCGGCGATCTTCGCGGGCATGTTCCCCGTGCTGCTGCCGTCGACGGTGGATGCCGCGTTCGACCTCACCGTGTGGAACGCCGCCAACGGGCCCTACACGCTCGGCGTGATGACGGTCGTTGCCGCCGTGTCGCTGCCGGTGATCCTGCTCTATCAGGCGTGGAGCTACTGGATCTTCCGCAAGCGGGTGACCCCGGGCATGATCCCCGAGGTGCACATCGTGCTGCCGGCGGTGCTGCGCGCCCGCTGA
- a CDS encoding cytochrome ubiquinol oxidase subunit I, with protein sequence MDVLDIARWQFGITTVYHFLMVPLTLGLGMMVAIMQTRWVRTGDEKFLRMTKFWGKVYLINFIVGVATGLVQEFQFGMAWSEYSRFVGDVFGAPLAMEGLLAFFVESTFLGIWIFGWGRLRKGLHLAALWCAVVGSWISAFFIIVANSWMQHPVGVELGADGRPVMTDVWAVLTNNTAIAAYTHTIFGALVVAGMFLLGISWYHLWRRRHDGIDSVDETGRVIVGQADAVAGRDKKDHGVWIWSLRFGAVVAIAGFLGTVASGDIQGKLMYEQQPMKMAAAEAACHTGSAFSVLSLGDPGSKDCSDVITLIEIPGVLGFLGTGEWGAEMPGINDLEPQYVDQYGKTIPDDALYGDMAGTDVQYVPVMWVTYWGFRLMIGLGGVVAFGGVVALWLTRKGTVPRSPWIMRLALLGIVAPFAANIAGWIFTELGRQPFVVAPNPDATGVDGVFMFTAAAVSPGVTAGELLFSVITLSAVYGVMLAIELYLMVKYVRGGVAASMPELAAVGHPDDDDDRPDPDRRDDVLAFAY encoded by the coding sequence GTGGACGTTCTCGACATCGCCCGCTGGCAGTTCGGCATCACGACCGTCTATCACTTCCTGATGGTGCCGCTGACGCTCGGCCTCGGCATGATGGTCGCGATCATGCAGACCCGCTGGGTGCGCACAGGAGACGAGAAATTCCTGCGCATGACGAAGTTCTGGGGCAAGGTCTACCTGATCAACTTCATCGTCGGCGTTGCGACCGGTCTCGTGCAGGAGTTCCAGTTCGGCATGGCGTGGAGCGAGTACTCCCGCTTCGTCGGCGACGTCTTCGGCGCCCCGCTCGCCATGGAGGGGCTGCTCGCCTTCTTCGTCGAGTCGACCTTCCTCGGCATCTGGATCTTCGGCTGGGGTCGCCTGCGCAAGGGGCTGCACCTCGCCGCGCTGTGGTGCGCCGTCGTCGGCTCGTGGATCTCGGCGTTCTTCATCATCGTCGCGAACTCCTGGATGCAGCACCCGGTCGGCGTCGAGCTCGGCGCCGACGGACGCCCGGTGATGACCGACGTGTGGGCCGTGCTCACCAACAACACCGCGATCGCCGCGTATACGCACACGATCTTCGGCGCCCTCGTCGTCGCCGGCATGTTCCTGCTCGGCATCTCCTGGTACCACCTGTGGCGGCGCCGCCACGACGGCATCGACTCGGTCGACGAGACCGGTCGCGTGATCGTCGGGCAGGCGGATGCCGTGGCAGGACGCGACAAGAAGGACCACGGCGTGTGGATCTGGTCGCTGCGCTTCGGCGCGGTCGTGGCCATCGCCGGATTCCTCGGCACCGTGGCATCCGGAGACATCCAGGGCAAGCTCATGTACGAGCAGCAGCCGATGAAGATGGCGGCCGCGGAAGCCGCCTGCCACACCGGCTCGGCGTTCTCGGTGCTCTCCCTCGGTGACCCGGGATCGAAGGACTGCTCCGATGTCATCACGCTCATCGAGATCCCCGGTGTGCTCGGCTTTCTCGGCACGGGGGAGTGGGGCGCCGAGATGCCCGGTATCAACGACCTCGAGCCGCAGTACGTCGACCAGTACGGCAAGACGATCCCCGATGACGCGCTCTACGGCGACATGGCCGGCACCGACGTGCAGTACGTGCCCGTGATGTGGGTCACCTACTGGGGCTTCCGGCTCATGATCGGCCTGGGCGGAGTGGTCGCCTTCGGCGGCGTGGTCGCGCTGTGGCTGACCCGCAAGGGCACCGTGCCCCGCTCGCCCTGGATCATGCGCCTCGCGCTGCTCGGCATCGTCGCGCCGTTCGCGGCGAACATCGCCGGCTGGATCTTCACCGAGCTGGGCCGCCAGCCCTTCGTCGTCGCACCGAACCCCGATGCGACCGGCGTCGACGGGGTGTTCATGTTCACCGCGGCGGCCGTCTCGCCCGGCGTGACCGCAGGGGAGCTGCTGTTCTCGGTGATCACCCTCAGCGCCGTGTACGGCGTGATGCTCGCGATCGAGCTCTACCTGATGGTGAAGTACGTCCGCGGCGGCGTGGCCGCCTCGATGCCCGAGCTCGCCGCAGTCGGGCATCCGGATGACGACGATGACCGACCCGATCCCGACCGACGCGACGACGTGCTCGCCTTCGCATACTGA
- a CDS encoding BlaI/MecI/CopY family transcriptional regulator, translated as MGTLGELERAVMDAIWESDAAMSAYDVQSRLQAEGRSLAVTTLLTVLSRLEKKGFVASDRSARPHRYTAVASRADHVAELMHSVLGDAGDRTAVLERFVGGVSPEDAAVLRQLLGRSG; from the coding sequence ATGGGAACGCTCGGAGAGCTCGAACGAGCCGTGATGGACGCCATCTGGGAGTCGGACGCGGCAATGAGCGCGTACGACGTGCAGAGCAGGCTGCAGGCCGAGGGCCGCTCGCTGGCCGTGACCACCCTGCTGACCGTGCTGTCTCGTCTGGAGAAGAAGGGCTTCGTCGCGTCGGACCGCTCGGCCCGCCCGCACCGCTACACCGCCGTGGCCTCCCGCGCGGATCACGTTGCAGAGCTCATGCACTCGGTGCTGGGCGACGCCGGCGACCGCACCGCCGTGCTCGAGCGCTTCGTCGGCGGGGTGTCCCCCGAGGATGCCGCCGTGCTGCGTCAGCTGCTCGGCCGCTCGGGCTGA
- a CDS encoding M56 family metallopeptidase, whose translation MLTVATGAAQSGALVIPHGVVIFGAVALGLISIALAWPVPVALSRASWPMRAPVMALLLWQAIGLAGGLSMIGALALAGYAALPGHPWLAPVPAVLFTVYLLTHLGATIVQVTKQRRRHLALLEMLTSPHPTRARTRVIDDAVPMAYCLPNGPRSVTVLSQGLLDRLDPDELVAVIAHERAHVEQRHDLLLLAFRAWRSALPWFPIAARAEVEVAALVEMLADDHARREVRDEVLARAILQVGASGVPGADHPVSGSMRVSDRFRRLAD comes from the coding sequence ATGCTGACGGTCGCGACCGGCGCCGCGCAGAGCGGCGCGCTGGTCATCCCGCACGGGGTGGTCATCTTCGGCGCGGTCGCGCTGGGCCTGATCTCGATCGCTCTCGCGTGGCCGGTGCCGGTCGCCCTGTCGCGCGCGTCGTGGCCGATGCGCGCGCCGGTGATGGCGCTGCTGCTGTGGCAGGCGATCGGCCTGGCCGGAGGACTCTCGATGATCGGCGCGCTGGCGCTGGCCGGCTATGCGGCTCTGCCCGGGCATCCGTGGCTCGCGCCGGTGCCCGCCGTGCTGTTCACCGTCTATCTGCTCACCCACCTCGGCGCGACGATTGTGCAGGTCACGAAGCAGCGGCGCCGCCATCTCGCTCTGCTCGAGATGCTGACCTCACCGCATCCCACCCGCGCGCGTACGCGGGTGATCGACGACGCGGTGCCCATGGCGTACTGCCTGCCGAACGGGCCCCGGTCGGTGACGGTGCTCTCGCAGGGGCTGCTCGACCGGCTCGATCCGGACGAGCTGGTCGCGGTGATCGCTCACGAGCGGGCGCACGTCGAGCAGCGACATGATCTGCTGCTGCTCGCGTTCCGCGCCTGGCGCTCGGCGCTGCCGTGGTTCCCCATCGCCGCTCGAGCCGAGGTCGAGGTCGCCGCCCTCGTCGAGATGCTCGCCGATGACCACGCGCGTCGTGAGGTACGCGACGAGGTGCTAGCCCGCGCGATCCTGCAGGTGGGCGCCAGCGGTGTGCCCGGGGCCGATCATCCCGTGTCGGGGTCGATGCGGGTGAGCGACAGGTTCCGCCGGCTCGCAGACTGA